In Phyllobacterium zundukense, one DNA window encodes the following:
- the gpt gene encoding xanthine phosphoribosyltransferase has protein sequence MSLPDKAFPVSWDQFHRDARALAWRVAGMQREWRAMVAITRGGLVPAAIICRELGIRMIETVCIASYHEYDEQGELKVLKDVDSRLLENEGDGILVVDDLTDTGKTAAIVRAMMPKAHFATVYAKPKGRPLIDTFVTEVSQDTWIYFPWDMGLTYQEPITKGHRG, from the coding sequence ATGTCCCTTCCCGACAAAGCTTTTCCGGTTTCATGGGATCAATTTCATCGAGATGCCCGCGCCCTCGCCTGGCGCGTTGCCGGTATGCAGCGCGAGTGGCGTGCCATGGTGGCAATTACCCGTGGTGGGCTCGTTCCCGCGGCAATCATATGCCGTGAACTAGGTATCCGCATGATCGAGACGGTCTGCATTGCCTCCTATCATGAGTATGACGAACAGGGAGAGCTCAAGGTCCTCAAGGACGTCGATTCCCGGCTTCTGGAGAATGAAGGCGATGGAATTCTGGTGGTGGATGACCTGACCGATACGGGCAAGACGGCCGCAATCGTGCGCGCGATGATGCCGAAGGCGCATTTCGCCACGGTCTACGCCAAGCCAAAAGGCCGCCCGCTCATCGATACATTCGTAACGGAAGTGTCGCAGGATACCTGGATCTATTTTCCCTGGGACATGGGTCTGACCTACCAGGAGCCGATCACCAAGGGTCATCGCGGATAG
- a CDS encoding universal stress protein: protein MAFRTIIAFIRSEREARRVIGAARLIASSSERTHIIGLYTIPSPIVYADPTGFADTTLFEAHEQRHKENSQAIAALFKAKMAKGTISHEFRIVRSESSSPSAGVTQSALRADIIIAGQPDPDDPDSVNDVTDPLVMESGRPVLFVPYKTALPEKIDRVVVAFNGKREASRAAFDSLPLLLKAEGVDIVWVDPKKSIDPNVDIPGTPLSDALRRHGVNVNPHIIESHGESTDKILRRRIAENNASLFVMGAYSQSRLKEWVFGGVTSSIMADMPCLTLMSR, encoded by the coding sequence ATGGCATTTCGCACGATCATCGCATTTATTCGCAGCGAGCGTGAAGCAAGAAGGGTAATTGGCGCCGCAAGATTGATCGCGTCCTCCAGCGAGCGGACTCATATCATCGGTCTCTATACGATCCCTTCACCCATCGTTTACGCTGATCCAACAGGTTTCGCCGACACGACCCTGTTTGAGGCGCACGAACAACGCCATAAGGAGAACTCGCAAGCGATCGCCGCTCTTTTCAAGGCAAAAATGGCCAAAGGTACCATTTCCCATGAGTTTCGCATCGTCCGCTCCGAGAGCAGCAGCCCATCTGCCGGCGTCACGCAGAGTGCCTTGCGTGCCGACATCATCATAGCAGGACAGCCGGACCCCGATGATCCCGATAGCGTCAATGACGTTACGGATCCATTGGTTATGGAAAGTGGTCGGCCCGTGCTGTTCGTTCCTTACAAGACAGCGCTACCAGAGAAGATCGACCGTGTCGTTGTTGCTTTCAACGGCAAGCGCGAAGCGTCTCGCGCAGCGTTCGACTCTCTCCCGCTCCTCCTCAAAGCAGAGGGCGTCGATATTGTGTGGGTTGATCCGAAGAAATCCATCGATCCCAATGTCGACATTCCCGGCACGCCGCTTTCTGATGCACTTCGCCGCCATGGCGTTAACGTAAACCCGCACATAATCGAGTCACACGGCGAATCCACGGACAAAATATTGCGGCGGCGGATTGCTGAAAACAACGCATCGCTGTTTGTTATGGGTGCCTATAGCCAGTCGCGCTTGAAGGAATGGGTTTTTGGTGGGGTTACCAGTTCAATCATGGCGGACATGCCTTGTTTGACTTTGATGTCGCGTTAA